The Sporosarcina sp. 6E9 genome segment GAACGGGAATAGTACGTGACATAATTTTCTAAAGAGAGGGTGCCAATGGTGAGAGGCCCTGTAAACGATGCACAGAATGTCCCCCGTGAGCAGTTTCCATGAACAGGATTGATCTTCATTAGTGGAAACCGGTTTGAAGCCGTTATACAAGTATGAGGTGTACATTTTTTTGCTGTGCACAAATAAAGGTGGTACCGCGAACAACTCCTTCGTCCTTTTTTAAGACGAATGGAGTTTTTTTGTTCCAAAAAATATTGAGGAGGAACTAATCATGTCAACTGAAGATAAAGAATTATCAATGCCTACTAAATACGAACCCGGGACAATTGAAAATGGTCGTTACCAATGGTGGCTAGAAGGAAAGTACTTTGAAGCCCAACCAGAAAGCGGGAAAGAGTCTTATACAATCGTCATTCCGCCTCCGAACGTAACAGGTGTATTGCATCTCGGGCATGCCTGGGATACGACACTCCAAGATATTTTAACGCGCATGAAACGCATGCAAGGGTATGATGCCTTATGGCTTCCAGGAATGGACCATGCAGGAATTGCGACGCAAGCACGTGTTGAGGCACGTCTTCGTTCAGAAGGAAAATCACGCTATGATTTAGGACGCGAAAAATTCATCGAAGAAACATGGAATTGGAAAGAAGAATACGCTTCCCATATCCGTGAACAATGGGCGAAACTAGGTCTTGGTCTTGATTACACGCGCGAACGTTTCACATTAGACAAAGGATTATCAGAAGCGGTTCAAGAAGTCTTTATCAAACTTTACAATAAAGGGCTAATTTACCGCGGTGAATACATTATTAACTGGGATCCGAAAACAAAAACGGCTTTATCTGATATTGAAGTTATCCACCAAGATGTGCAGGGTGCATTCTATCATATGCGTTACCCACTAACAGATGGCACTGGCAGCATTGAAATTGCGACGACGCGTCCTGAAACGATGCTCGGCGATACTGCGGTTGCGGTTCACCCTGAAGATGAGCGTTATAAACATTTAATCGGTAAAACAGTGACACTTCCAATCGTTGGACGTGAAATTGAAATTATTGCCGATGATTATGTGGATATGGAATTTGGAAGCGGGGCGGTTAAAATCACGCCAGCGCATGATCCGAATGACTTTGAAATCGGAAACCGTCACAACTTAGAACGCGTTCTCGTGATGAATGAGGACGGAACGATGAATGAGCTCGCTGGTAAATATAAAGACATGGACCGTTTTGAATGTCGAAAAGAAATCGTCAGAGACCTTCAAGAAATGGGTGTTCTGTTTGAAATCGAAGAACATCTCCACTCAGTCGGTCATTCTGAACGAAGCGGCGCGGTAGTTGAACCGTATCTATCAACGCAATGGTTTGTTAAGATGAAACCACTTGCGGATGCATCAATTGACCTTCAAAAAGGAGAAGGAAAAGTTAATTTCGTTCCAAATCGTTTTGAAAACACATACCTCAGATGGATGGAAAATATCCACGACTGGTGTATTTCACGTCAACTTTGGTGGGGACACAGAATTCCAGCTTGGTACCATAAAGAGACAGGCGAGGTTCACGTTGGAAGTGAACCTCCAGCGGACATAGAAAACTGGAAACAAGATGAAGATGTCCTAGATACTTGGTTCTCATCTGCGTTATGGCCATTTTCAACAATGGGTTGGCCTGATTTGGACAACGAAGAATTCAAACGCTATTACCCGACAAATGCACTTATTACAGGATATGATATTATCGCATTCTGGGTGTCACGCATGATTTTCCAAGCACTCGAATTTACAGGAGAACGTCCATTTGAAGATGTGTTAATCCATGGTCTCGTTCGAGATTCTGAAGGCAGAAAAATGTCGAAATCACTCGACAATGGAATCGATCCGATGGAAGTCATCGAGAAATACGGTGCAGACGCACTTCGTTATACACTTTCAACAGGCGCATCACCAGGGCAAGACATCCGCTTCTCCATGGATAAAGTTGAATCCAACTGGAACTTTGCCAATAAAATCTGGAACGCATCCCGTTTCGCGCTGATGAATATGGACGGAATGACCTATGATGAAATCGATTTATCAGGCGAAAAATCCGTTGCAGACACATGGATCTTAACGCGTTTAAACGAAACCATCGAGCAAGTAACAAATCTTGCTGATAAGTACGAGTTCGGCGAAGTAGGCCGTGCACTTTACACATTCATTTGGGATGATTTCTGTGATTGGTACATCGAAATGGCGAAACTGCCATTATACGGCGAAGATGAAGCAGCGAAAAAGATGACGCGTTCAGTACTCGCGTATGTTCTAGACAATACAATGCGTCTTCTACACCCGTTCATGCCATTCATCACCGAAGAAATCTGGCAGAACCTACCACACGAAGGCGAATCAATTACAATCGCGCCGTGGCCAACAGTTGATGAGTCCTTGTCGAATAAAGAGCGTGCATCTGACATGAAATTGCTGATGGACATCATTCGTTCTGTTCGAAACATCCGTGCAGAAGTGAATACGCCAATGAGCAAAGAAGTTCCGCTCTATATTTCAACAAGAGACGATAAAACAGCTGAGATTTTCGAAACGAACCGAAAATACATCGAGCGTTTCTGTAATCCTAAACCATTAACAATCGGTAAAGGAATTGCAGCACCAGGCAAAACAATGTCAGCAGTCATTACAGGTGCTGAGTTGTTCTTACCACTTGAAGGCTTGTTGAATATTGACGAAGAACTAGCACGTTTAGCAAAAGAGTTGAAGAAATGGGAAAGTGAAGTCAAACTTGTCCAAGGCAAACTCGCGAACGAACGCTTCGTCAACAATGCACCAGAAGCTGTAGTAGCGGAAGAACGTGCAAAAGAAAAAGATTATCTCGAAAAATACGCGACTGTTGAGAAGCGTATGAAAGAATTGAAAGAGATTTAATATCGACATTAAACACCCTATTGGAATTTGCACTGACCTAAAAAAATGAGACAAAATAAAACACCTTTCGTTGAAAAACGGGTATAGATACCCAACTAAACAACGTGGAGGTGTTTTTTCTATGGGAACAAGAGTAAGTTATCCCATTGAAGTAAAAATGAAGGCGATAGAAATGCGGTTAGCTGGAGTGCCCGTAAAAGAAGTTATGGATGAATTAAATATTAGAAATTATACGCAGCTTAAAACATGGATGCGGTGGTATCGAAACGGAGAACTATTCCGTCTTAAGCAACCTGTTGGTAAGCAATATGCCTACGGCAAAGGACCCGAATATGAAAATGAAACAGCCAGTCTACTGGCAGAAAACCGTTTTTTGAAACAACAGATTGAAGTATTAAAAAAGTACGCGGAATTGGAAAGGAGGTGGAACCAAAAATAGTTTTACGATTAGTGGATGAATTAAAAGGATCTATGCCAATAGGTGAAGTATGTCATCATTTGGGCGTAAGTCGCTCATCGTATTATCGGTGGAAGAAAGATGCAGACAAACTGACACCAAAGGAGGAACGCAACCAACAAATTGGCTTCTTATGCAAGAAACACAAATTTAGATATGGATACCGGAAGATAGCTGACTTGTACCCTGGAGCCTGTAAGAAGACGGTTCAGCGAGTTATGCAACAATACGGTTGGCAATGC includes the following:
- a CDS encoding valine--tRNA ligase produces the protein MSTEDKELSMPTKYEPGTIENGRYQWWLEGKYFEAQPESGKESYTIVIPPPNVTGVLHLGHAWDTTLQDILTRMKRMQGYDALWLPGMDHAGIATQARVEARLRSEGKSRYDLGREKFIEETWNWKEEYASHIREQWAKLGLGLDYTRERFTLDKGLSEAVQEVFIKLYNKGLIYRGEYIINWDPKTKTALSDIEVIHQDVQGAFYHMRYPLTDGTGSIEIATTRPETMLGDTAVAVHPEDERYKHLIGKTVTLPIVGREIEIIADDYVDMEFGSGAVKITPAHDPNDFEIGNRHNLERVLVMNEDGTMNELAGKYKDMDRFECRKEIVRDLQEMGVLFEIEEHLHSVGHSERSGAVVEPYLSTQWFVKMKPLADASIDLQKGEGKVNFVPNRFENTYLRWMENIHDWCISRQLWWGHRIPAWYHKETGEVHVGSEPPADIENWKQDEDVLDTWFSSALWPFSTMGWPDLDNEEFKRYYPTNALITGYDIIAFWVSRMIFQALEFTGERPFEDVLIHGLVRDSEGRKMSKSLDNGIDPMEVIEKYGADALRYTLSTGASPGQDIRFSMDKVESNWNFANKIWNASRFALMNMDGMTYDEIDLSGEKSVADTWILTRLNETIEQVTNLADKYEFGEVGRALYTFIWDDFCDWYIEMAKLPLYGEDEAAKKMTRSVLAYVLDNTMRLLHPFMPFITEEIWQNLPHEGESITIAPWPTVDESLSNKERASDMKLLMDIIRSVRNIRAEVNTPMSKEVPLYISTRDDKTAEIFETNRKYIERFCNPKPLTIGKGIAAPGKTMSAVITGAELFLPLEGLLNIDEELARLAKELKKWESEVKLVQGKLANERFVNNAPEAVVAEERAKEKDYLEKYATVEKRMKELKEI
- a CDS encoding IS3 family transposase (programmed frameshift), yielding MGTRVSYPIEVKMKAIEMRLAGVPVKEVMDELNIRNYTQLKTWMRWYRNGELFRLKQPVGKQYAYGKGPEYENETASLLAENRFLKQQIEVLKKYGGIGKEVEPKIVLRLVDELKGSMPIGEVCHHLGVSRSSYYRWKKDADKLTPKEERNQQIGFLCKKHKFRYGYRKIADLYPGACKKTVQRVMQQYGWQCRVKVKKRKRTGQPAYVAPNLLERDFSATRPLEKLLTDITYLPFGQSMMYLSSIFDVFNGEIVARIVGFTQDTAFVLDTLNQLPDLPEDCILHCDQGSVYTSYAYQRAVKKKGITMSMSRKGTPADNSPIETFHSSLKSETFYLDDIFRTTNARVIQIVEEYIDYYNNIRIQTKLNSQSPVQFRQLAA